The Chordicoccus furentiruminis DNA window CACGTGCTGGCTTCCTTTTATCTCGCAAGAGGCAGAAAGACAGCCGTCACCACGACGACCCATATGATGAGGGAGGAGCCGCTGTGTACGTCTGTCAGGGCGGCCGCGGAGGCGCTTCGGACAGATGGATATGCTTTTGCAGGCAGACTGGATCCGGTGCATCCCGAAAAAATCTGTTCTCTTCCGGAAGAAGAACGAAAAGAGCTGGCGGGGGAGGCGGATCTCATTTTGACGGAGGCGGACGGTGCGCGGCACATGCCGTTCAAGGTGCCGTATCCGTGGGAACCGGTCGTGGATCCCTGGGCCACCGATATCGTCATCGTCTACGGTCTCCGGGCGGCCGGCATGAGGATACGGGAGAGCTGCTACCATCCGGACGGCGTGGCGGA harbors:
- the yqeC gene encoding selenium cofactor biosynthesis protein YqeC; its protein translation is MSIIMCPDARHETDWIPEPLFHLPSGSRLYVCGAGGKTTLIHVLASFYLARGRKTAVTTTTHMMREEPLCTSVRAAAEALRTDGYAFAGRLDPVHPEKICSLPEEERKELAGEADLILTEADGARHMPFKVPYPWEPVVDPWATDIVIVYGLRAAGMRIRESCYHPDGVAELLAGRFPEAAEKGTETRLSEEMLRYAVEKAYLMPLRARFPDAHLLTAAAHRRENSTCFT